A DNA window from Vigna unguiculata cultivar IT97K-499-35 chromosome 10, ASM411807v1, whole genome shotgun sequence contains the following coding sequences:
- the LOC114166882 gene encoding uncharacterized protein LOC114166882, with product MKNTNNNRGFAFIDYYNNACAEYSKLKMMSPAFKLGENAPTVSWADPKNADSSAASQASERRCEELITQVPESTRPLLRQIEAMQISCLRAEQTQLSRTLEKDRQRAVESRQEYLAAKEEADTQEGRVRQFEEEIRDIRQKYKLELQEALIHRDHLQQALLLIGCDVRNLTAETLEILSNQEVIAINQDSLGVQGRKVQASGVDGCRQMRGTPVGNMEVVISLHSLRGLVSNFFTSFFRAMAHVFVRP from the exons ATGAAGAACACCAATAACAATCGTGGCTTTGCTTTTATTGACTATTATAATAATGCGTGTGCTGAATATTCTAAGCTAAAGATGATGAGCCCAGCATTTAAGCTAGGTGAGAATGCTCCAACAGTGAGCTGGGCTGATCCTAAAAATGCTGATTCCTCTGCTGCATCTCAG GCAAGTGAAAGACGGTGTGAGGAACTGATTACGCAAGTTCCTGAATCCACAAGGCCACTTTTAAGGCAAATTGAAGCCATGCAG ATTTCCTGTTTAAGAGCAGAACAGACTCAATTAAGTAGGACCCTTGAAAAAGATAGACAAAGGGCAGTTGAAAGTAGGCAGGAATATCTTGCAGCAAAGGAGGAAGCTGACACTCAAGAAGGTCGTGTGAGACAGTTTGAGGAAGAGATCAGAGACATTAGACAGAAATACAAGCTAGAGTTACAGGAGGCACTGATACACAGGGACCATCTTCAGCAG GCACTGCTATTGATCGGGTGTGATGTCAGAAATTTGACTGCTGAAACACTTGAGATTTTAAGCAATCAAGAAGTCATTGCCATTAATCAAG ACTCACTTGGAGTCCAGGGAAGGAAAGTTCAAGCTTCTGGTGTAGATGGTTGCAGACAG atgcgtgGAACACCCGTGGGCAACATGGAGGTGGTGATTTCGCTGCATAGTCTGCGTGGATTGGTTTCTAATTTCTTTACGagtttctttagggctatggcccatgtatttgtTCGTCCTTAG
- the LOC114166000 gene encoding putative membrane protein insertion efficiency factor isoform X2, whose product MANLFLSPNSYSPTLIQNRNLSSIKIKINRRHYPFRTLQHHYIRLVCALKEDSNPETVQGEISPILPKSCRYVPTCSEYSMEAYKRYGVVKGTVLTAWRLCRCNPLGGHGYDPPRWFGEPRLPEDVDD is encoded by the exons ATGGCCAATCTTTTTCTATCTCCCAACTCCTATTCTCCCACTCTAATTCAAAACCGTAACCTCTCTTctattaaaatcaaaatcaatcGACGCCACTATCCTTTCCGAACCCTACAACATCATTACATCCGCTTGGTTTGTGCATTAAAGGAAGATTCCAACCCTGAAACTGTCCAAG GGGAAATTTCACCAATTTTGCCTAAGAGCTGTCGCTATGTTCCTACATGCAGTGAATATTCCATGGAGGCTTATAAGCGATATGGAGTAGTGAAGGGTACAGTTTTGACTGCGTGGCGTCTCTGTCGATGCAATCCCCTTG GTGGGCATGGTTATGATCCACCTAGATGGTTTGGTGAGCCTCGTCTACCGGAAGATGTTGACGACTGA
- the LOC114166000 gene encoding UPF0161 protein At3g09310 isoform X1 → MANLFLSPNSYSPTLIQNRNLSSIKIKINRRHYPFRTLQHHYIRLVCALKEDSNPETVQDGEVKNLGVKVALSMLRFYKREISPILPKSCRYVPTCSEYSMEAYKRYGVVKGTVLTAWRLCRCNPLGGHGYDPPRWFGEPRLPEDVDD, encoded by the exons ATGGCCAATCTTTTTCTATCTCCCAACTCCTATTCTCCCACTCTAATTCAAAACCGTAACCTCTCTTctattaaaatcaaaatcaatcGACGCCACTATCCTTTCCGAACCCTACAACATCATTACATCCGCTTGGTTTGTGCATTAAAGGAAGATTCCAACCCTGAAACTGTCCAAG ATGGCGAGGTGAAAAATTTAGGAGTCAAAGTTGCGCTGTCCATGTTGAGATTCTATAAGA GGGAAATTTCACCAATTTTGCCTAAGAGCTGTCGCTATGTTCCTACATGCAGTGAATATTCCATGGAGGCTTATAAGCGATATGGAGTAGTGAAGGGTACAGTTTTGACTGCGTGGCGTCTCTGTCGATGCAATCCCCTTG GTGGGCATGGTTATGATCCACCTAGATGGTTTGGTGAGCCTCGTCTACCGGAAGATGTTGACGACTGA